From the Mesorhizobium koreense genome, the window CCGATCCGTGGCGGGTGTTCTTCACTACCGACCATCCGAACGGCGCGCCTTTCACTACCTACCCGGCATTGTTCGAACTCCTGATGAACCGTGCGGCGCGCGAGGAGGCCGCAGCGGCGCTGCCCAAGGCGGCATTGAGGCTGTCGACACTTTCCTCCATCGATCGCGAATACAGTTTCGAGGAGATCGCCATCATGACGCGCGCGGCGCCGGCGAAGCTGCTCGGGCTTACCGACCGGGGCCATCTCGGCGCAGGTGCCATCGCCGATGTCGCCATCTACCGGCGCGGCGACGATATCGCGAAGATGCTGGGCGCGGCCGCCTTCGTCTTCAAGAATGGCGATCTGGTGGTCAAGGAAGGCGAGATCACCCATTATCGCTGGGGCAGGGCGCTGAGGCTCAATCCGCCCCCCGACAAGGCGATGGTGCGGCGCCTGGAGGATTATCATCAGCAGCGTTACGGCCTGTCGCTCGACTGGTTCACCTTCCCTGATTCCGCGATCGCGCGCGAAGAACCCTTCCGCGAGGTGCCATGCCGAAGCTGAAACGGACCCTGCAGGTCAACGGCGTCAAGATCGACGACACCTTCGCGGAAGCCTTCGGCATGCGCGCCACCGCGCTTCTCATCACCGGCCCTAACCGCAAATGGGCGCGGCAGGCGGCTATTTCGATGACGGGCTACGCCACTTCGGTGATCGGCTGCGGTTGCGAGGCAGCCATCGATGTCGATGTGCCGGCCTCTGCGACCCCCGACGGCCGTCCCGGCTGTCGGGTGATGGTCTTCGCGGTCTCAACGGACGAACTGGCAAAGCAGGTGCTGAACCGTGTCGGCCAGTGCGTGCTGACCTCGCCCGGCAGCGCGTGCTTTGCCGATCTTACGGGCGTCGCCGAACTCAAGCTCGGCACGTCGCTGCGCTATTTCGGCGACGGGTGGCAAATCTCGAAAAAATTCGGCGGGCGGCACTTCTGGCGGGTGCCGGTGATGGATGGCGAATTCCTGTGCGAGGCGACGGCCGGACTGACCAAGGATGCGGTCGGCGGCGGCAACATGCTGCTCCTGGCGGCGAACAACGCAAATGCGCTGGCGGCCGCGGAGGCGGCGGTGGCCGCGATCGGCAAGGTCCGTGGCGCGATCACGCCGTTTCCGGGCGGTGTTGTCCGCTCCGGATCGAAGGTCGGCAGCAAGTACAAGGGCATGACGGCCTCAACCAACGACGCCTTTGCGCCGACGCTGCGCGGCGTGACCAAAAGCGAACTCGGGCCGGGCGACAATGCGGTTCTCGAGATCGTCATCGACGGCGAGACCAGCGATGCCGTTGCCGAGGCGATGCGGGCGGGCATCAGGGCCGTTACCGAGCTTGGACCGGAAAAGGGCGCTTCCCGCATCAGCGCCGGCAATTACGGCGGCAAGCTCGGCAAGTTCCACTACCATCTGAAGGACCTGCTGCCGTGAAAGCGCTGACCTTCACGCTGGTCTCCGAACCGCCGGAACGCCTCGACCTGTCGCCGCTGACGCCGGAACGGCTGGCAGGCAAGGCAAGACGCGATATCGCGAAGATCCCGGTCGGCATGTCCAAGCGGGGCTCGCTGGTGGGGGACCTGTTTCGTGTTGCGGGTACCGACGCCTCCAACATCGTGTTCGAGGGGGGCAGCGGCCGTTTCGACAGGCTTGCCGAAAGCATGCAGGGCGGCTCGATCCGGGTCGTCGGCAGTGCGGGCACGCAAGCCGGGCGTGCGATGCGCGGCGGCGCTCTCACGATCGAGGGCGATGCCGGTCCGCACGCGGCCTCCTGCATGCGCGGCGGCAGGATCGAAATCCAAGGCGATGCCGGCGATCGTCTCGGCGCGCCGCTTGCCGGCGAACTCGCGGGCATGAACGGCGGCATCGTCATCGTTCGGGGTAGGGCAGGCGCTTCGGCTGCCGATCGGATGCGGCGCGGCCTGATCGCGATACTAAAGGGGGCGGGCGACTATCCCGGTAGCCGCATGATTGCCGGCACGCTGGTCATTGCCGGCGGCACAGGCGAGATGCCGGGCTATCTGATGCGGCGAGGCTCGATTCTGCTCGACCGCGCGCCGAAGAAATTGTCGCCAAGCTTTGTGGAATGCGGTGCGCCGGACAGTGTCTTTGCCACGGTCATCGACCGATATCTGGTTCGCGAGGGGATTTTGAAGCGCCCGCTTCTTGGCAGTTCTCCCAAGCGCTACGGCGGCGACAACGCGGTCCTCGGCCTGGGGGAGATCCTCTTTCCGCAATAGGAAGATCCAACCCGTGTGAGGGGTTTGGCACGGGCGTCTCGGGGGCGGGCGACAGAAGAGGCGGCGCCTGCCCTTGCCAATGCAATCCTGGGCATCGACAATCGCCGCGAGCGATCGAAAGAGATTCAGGAGAGGGCGTCATGTCGCTGAAAGGAAAGACGATCTTCATGTCCGGCGGTTCGCGCGGCATCGGGCTGGCGATCGCGAAGAGGGCCGCGCGCGACGGCGCCAACATCGCAATTGCCGCCAAGACCGCCGAGCCGCATCCGAAGCTGCCCGGCACGATCCATTCCGCCGCCGCCGAGATCGAGGCGGCGGGCGGGACGGCGTTGCCCATCATCTGCGACATCCGCAACGACGAGCAGGTGGCCGACGCGGTCAGGGCGACTGCCGAAGCCTTCGGCGGCATCGACATCTGCGTCAACAATGCCAGCGCCATCCAACTCACCGGCACGCTTGATACCGACATGAAGCGCTTCGACCTGATGCACCAGGTCAACGCGCGCGGCACGTTCCTCGTCTCGAAACTGTGCCTGCCGCATCTCCTGAAGGCGAAGAACCCGCATATCCTGAACTTGTCGCCACCGCTCGACATGCAGGCGAAATGGTTCCGCGATCACGTCGCCTACACAATGGCGAAGTTCGGCATGTCGATGGCGACCCTCGGCATGAGCGCTGAATTCGCGACCGACGGCGTGGCGGTGAATTCGCTGTGGCCGCTGACGGCGATCGACACGGCGGCGGTGCGGAACCTCCTCGGCGGCGAAAAGATGGCGGCGATCAGCCGCTCGCCGGAGATCATGGCCGATGCGGCCTACGTGATCGTCAACCGTCCGTCGCGCCAGTGCACGGGCCGTTTCTTCATCGACGAACTGGTGCTGCGCGAGGAGGGGGTGACGGATTTCTCCAAATATGCGGCGCCGGGCGCCGAGACGCTTGCGGCGGATTTCTTCGTGCCGGATGCCGTTTTCGAGAAGACCGACACGAAAGTGATGCGTTCGGGAGCGGGGGCGGCCGGATAAGCGAAATTATTCCGAAAGAGGAAGACCCGGCCGGGAGGGGGACCGGCCGGGCCTCCTTGCCGATCCCTCGATCCATGCAAATCCGGATGAGGGATGGGGCAGGGAACATTGCTGATGTGGGGTGCGGGCGGCTGCGGTTCAAGGCACGCCGCCCGCGCTCCCTCTATTGCGCCGACGCGACCGGGGCCACCAGGGGCGTGATGCGGCGGATGGTGACGCGCCGGTTCTGGCGGTTGGCCTCTTCCGTGTCGACCTTCAGGTACTCCTCGCCATACCCTTGCGTGGTCAGGTTCTCCGAGGGGATGTCGAACATCGAAGTCAGCAGGGAAGCGACCGAATCGGCACGCTCGTCGGAGAGGACGAGGTTTGCCTGATCCGAGCCGACGGCATCGGTGTGGCCCTCGATCAGGAAAGTCTCGGCGGGGTTGTTGTCGAGGATTTTCTTGATCGCGTCCGCCACCGACTGGAGCTTGTCGGCCTGATCCTGGCCGACCTCGGCGGAACCGAAATCGAAGGTGATCGTGTCGAGGTCGATGCGCGGCATGATATCCCGGATACGCGCCGAACGTTTTACCTCGCCCAGCGAATAGAGGCGCTGGACCGGCTCGACCGGCGGTTGTTCGAGGAAGGTGTAGTAGCGGTCCGGGTCGCGCACGTCGTCCGCTTCGAGGATGTAATCGTCGCGCGGCACGTCGACCACCAGTGGCGGCAGGTCAGCGCCGGCATCGCCCCAGCCGCGGTCGCGGTCACGGTCGAGATCGCGGTCATCGACATAGACCAGTACGATCTCGCGGTTGTCGGGCAGGATGCGCGAGCGGCGGATCACGTCGCCATACTCATTGCGGATGGTGACGATACGGGATCCGTCTCGCCGCTCGACCACTTCTCGGGTGCGTTGGTTCGGCAGGTCCTCATAATAGACGTCGCGTGCGTTGCGGGTTATCCGTGGCCGGTCGGAGCCGCGCACGAAGATCTGGTTGTTGACCTCGACGATCGTGCGGTCGTCGACCTCTTTGACCACCTTCACGTCACGCGGGTGCTCGCGGTAGACGCGCTCGGGCTGGTCGACGCGCTTGCCCTCGATGGCGGTGATCGATTCGATCCTCTCAGGCCGCCTGAAGTCGGCCTGTGCCGCGGCATCGGAATCCGGCAGCGGCTCCGCCTTGCCACCTCGACCCGCTTCCTGGCGCTGGCCGTGGCGGCCGCGCGCGCTGTCGGGGAGGGCGGCGTTGTCCGCGTTCCCGTTCTGCTCGCCGGCGTTGCGCCGCTCGCGCGTCTGTCCTTCGCCGGCGCGCTTTCCATTCAGGCTTTTCGGCAGCACCACGTTGCCGCCGCCTTCCGCGCCCTGGCCGCCTTGAGCGGCCTGGCTATTGGCGCCCTGGGTTTCCACGCCCTCTACATTCCTGCCGTTTTCGCCATTCCGGCCGCCATCCTTGCGAACGGTCTCCCCGTTCTGCATCTTTCCGGCGTTTTTGGCGTTCTCGTCAGGCTGCGTAGGCTTTACTCCGGGTCTTGGCGCGGCTTGGCCGGTCCCGGCATTGGATTCACCGGGCTGGCCATTCTCCATGCCCTTGGCGTTCTTGCCGTTCCGGTTATTCTGGCCGGTTTCATTGATCTCTGCGTTGCCACTCTCCGTGCCCCTGTTGCCGGCATTCTTGCCGTGTTTCCTTTCCTGTTCGGCTTGTCCGGCATTCTTCATGCCGGGTTTGGCCTCGTTGGGGTTCTCTTCGCCAGCATTCTGGGGCTGCTGCCGGACTTTCCTTTCGACCCTGGGTTCGGGCTGAACCTGTTCGGCCTTGGGCTGGATGGCTTTGTCCGTGGTGGCCTGGCCGTTGTCTTCACCGCGTTTGGCGTTCTTATCGTTCCTGCGATGCTTCTTGCCCTGGTCGGGCTCGACCTGGCCGGCATCCTTGGCCTGCGCATTCTCCGGCGCCTGCTGGTTTGCCGTGGGTTGCGTGGCTTCGTTCCGGTCACGATGCTTGCGCTTCGGCATCGCGGGCTGTTCGTTATCGCTACCGCCCTGTACGGCCGTACCGGCGGCCTCGTCCGAATGGCGCTTCTTCGGCCTCATGGCCGGCGCTTCATCGTTCGCAGGCGCCTGCTGTGCACGTTGCTCGGCCTGTCCGCCCGTCGCGCGGAGTTGCTGGCGTTCGGCCTTGTTCTGACGTTGAGACCTTGGCTGCTCTTCCTGGACACGTTGTTCCCCGCTGCCGCCCTGTTCGCCGGCGTTCTTCTCCGCCTGCCTCTCGGCGCGCCGTTCCTTCTTTTTCAGTTTCTGTTCGGCGTTGTCGCTATCCGCTTGTGCCACGACCGTCGGCATTTCGGCCACGTCGTGACCTGTGTCCGGGCGAAGGCCGGCGGCATTGGCGGACGAAGCCGCCATGAAAAGGCCGAGCGCGGTTCCGGCCAATGCGCGCGAATGAAATTTCATCGAATCCGTCTCCTGACTTCTGGAAGTCCCGTCGCGCCGCAAACCCTTCAGAACGGCGTTGGTTCCGTTTTTCATCAAATTTGGGCCGGGCGCGGGCGCTCCGGGGACGCGGGCGAGGCGGGAATGTGGCGACATCCCGCCGGCTTCACCCTTGACCGGGCCATCGCCACGCTTCATGTCGTGCGGCATGGACGCACCGTTCTGGAAGACGAAGAAGCTGGAAGAGATGAGCAGGGCGGAGTGGGAAGCGCTCTGCGACGGCTGCGGCAAATGCTGC encodes:
- the fhcD gene encoding formylmethanofuran--tetrahydromethanopterin N-formyltransferase, whose translation is MPKLKRTLQVNGVKIDDTFAEAFGMRATALLITGPNRKWARQAAISMTGYATSVIGCGCEAAIDVDVPASATPDGRPGCRVMVFAVSTDELAKQVLNRVGQCVLTSPGSACFADLTGVAELKLGTSLRYFGDGWQISKKFGGRHFWRVPVMDGEFLCEATAGLTKDAVGGGNMLLLAANNANALAAAEAAVAAIGKVRGAITPFPGGVVRSGSKVGSKYKGMTASTNDAFAPTLRGVTKSELGPGDNAVLEIVIDGETSDAVAEAMRAGIRAVTELGPEKGASRISAGNYGGKLGKFHYHLKDLLP
- a CDS encoding formylmethanofuran dehydrogenase subunit C, which translates into the protein MKALTFTLVSEPPERLDLSPLTPERLAGKARRDIAKIPVGMSKRGSLVGDLFRVAGTDASNIVFEGGSGRFDRLAESMQGGSIRVVGSAGTQAGRAMRGGALTIEGDAGPHAASCMRGGRIEIQGDAGDRLGAPLAGELAGMNGGIVIVRGRAGASAADRMRRGLIAILKGAGDYPGSRMIAGTLVIAGGTGEMPGYLMRRGSILLDRAPKKLSPSFVECGAPDSVFATVIDRYLVREGILKRPLLGSSPKRYGGDNAVLGLGEILFPQ
- a CDS encoding SDR family oxidoreductase, with product MSLKGKTIFMSGGSRGIGLAIAKRAARDGANIAIAAKTAEPHPKLPGTIHSAAAEIEAAGGTALPIICDIRNDEQVADAVRATAEAFGGIDICVNNASAIQLTGTLDTDMKRFDLMHQVNARGTFLVSKLCLPHLLKAKNPHILNLSPPLDMQAKWFRDHVAYTMAKFGMSMATLGMSAEFATDGVAVNSLWPLTAIDTAAVRNLLGGEKMAAISRSPEIMADAAYVIVNRPSRQCTGRFFIDELVLREEGVTDFSKYAAPGAETLAADFFVPDAVFEKTDTKVMRSGAGAAG
- a CDS encoding OmpA family protein codes for the protein MKFHSRALAGTALGLFMAASSANAAGLRPDTGHDVAEMPTVVAQADSDNAEQKLKKKERRAERQAEKNAGEQGGSGEQRVQEEQPRSQRQNKAERQQLRATGGQAEQRAQQAPANDEAPAMRPKKRHSDEAAGTAVQGGSDNEQPAMPKRKHRDRNEATQPTANQQAPENAQAKDAGQVEPDQGKKHRRNDKNAKRGEDNGQATTDKAIQPKAEQVQPEPRVERKVRQQPQNAGEENPNEAKPGMKNAGQAEQERKHGKNAGNRGTESGNAEINETGQNNRNGKNAKGMENGQPGESNAGTGQAAPRPGVKPTQPDENAKNAGKMQNGETVRKDGGRNGENGRNVEGVETQGANSQAAQGGQGAEGGGNVVLPKSLNGKRAGEGQTRERRNAGEQNGNADNAALPDSARGRHGQRQEAGRGGKAEPLPDSDAAAQADFRRPERIESITAIEGKRVDQPERVYREHPRDVKVVKEVDDRTIVEVNNQIFVRGSDRPRITRNARDVYYEDLPNQRTREVVERRDGSRIVTIRNEYGDVIRRSRILPDNREIVLVYVDDRDLDRDRDRGWGDAGADLPPLVVDVPRDDYILEADDVRDPDRYYTFLEQPPVEPVQRLYSLGEVKRSARIRDIMPRIDLDTITFDFGSAEVGQDQADKLQSVADAIKKILDNNPAETFLIEGHTDAVGSDQANLVLSDERADSVASLLTSMFDIPSENLTTQGYGEEYLKVDTEEANRQNRRVTIRRITPLVAPVASAQ